In Glandiceps talaboti chromosome 14, keGlaTala1.1, whole genome shotgun sequence, a single genomic region encodes these proteins:
- the LOC144445208 gene encoding medium-chain acyl-CoA ligase ACSF2, mitochondrial-like, with protein MARSHKPRTSYLHTASFVPYTGMTLCDVLDQAAENFQNKEAFVFASELGTKRVTFEELRRDVIKMAAGLLHLGLKPGDRVGIWCENRYEWIVTQYATAYIKMTCVRFQVGYNAKYMKYLINNTRVTTMVIGSGDQVTVLREISPTVIGGSPHTLPTLRRLIHLGEEVKAGMFRFGDVLMLGNEDDFQRATKIRQLVQQDDEMTILFTSGSTGIPKAVVMLHRCVMENVYTVGRFYSSASSEEVCYMSGSPFSHTAGQMSTMIGIIWGFKVIVPSITANEFVMADLIQKEKVTVAFMMFQHLFNFISSSHIQHYDFNSLKLYVSGNTAPKEALDKVRELITPHLFNILGSTETGGITHNFNPEKYDSVGYPLDHQEVKIINQNGEIVPLNTTGELCIRSPYLFLRYEGDEVKTKEVIDNSGWYHTGDLCLMEEDACLHVMGRQKDIIIKGGQNIYPTKIERILVGHPNVKLAQVVSVPDKRMVEEICACVCLEGGTDTTAEDIMQYVRPIMVEFHVPKYVLVFDSFPSAPTGKINRTELAKDACKRLQLDK; from the coding sequence ATGGCTAGGTCTCACAAACCCAGGACAAGTTATCTTCATACTGCCTCATTTGTTCCATATACTGGTATGACATTATGTGACGTTTTGGATCAAGCAGCAgagaattttcaaaacaaagaaGCTTTCGTATTTGCCTCTGAGTTAGGAACGAAACGGGTCACCTTCGAAGAGCTTCGACGTGACGTCATCAAGATGGCGGCTGGTCTTCTGCACTTGGGTCTCAAACCAGGAGATCGAgttggtatttggtgtgaaaATCGATACGAATGGATCGTTACCCAATATGCAACTGCGTACATCAAGATGACATGTGTTCGATTCCAGGTTGGATATAACGCTAAGTATATGAAATATCTTATTAATAACACAAGAGTTACAACTATGGTTATTGGTTCAGGCGACCAGGTAACTGTTTTGAGAGAAATATCACCAACCGTAATTGGAGGTTCACCACACACTCTTCCAACCCTTCGTAGACTCATTCATCTTGGGGAGGAAGTGAAGGCTGGTATGTTTCGATTCGGAGATGTTCTGATGTTAGGGAACGAGGATGATTTTCAGCGAGCTACAAAAATTCGGCAACTGGTCCAACAAGATGATGAAATGACAATATTGTTCACTTCGGGAAGCACAGGGATACCGAAAGCAGTTGTCATGTTACATAGGTGTGTCATGGAAAATGTATACACAGTTGGTCGGTTTTACTCATCAGCAAGCTCCGAAGAGGTCTGTTATATGTCTGGTAGTCCATTTTCACATACTGCTGGCCAAATGTCGACCATGATTGGAATTATTTGGGGATTCAAGGTTATTGTACCATCTATTACAGCTAATGAATTTGTAATGGCAGATTTGATCCAGAAAGAGAAAGTCACAGTGGCATTTATGATGTTTCAACACCTCTTTAATTTTATCAGCAGTTCACATATCCAACATTATGATTTCAATTCCCTGAAACTATATGTGTCTGGCAATACAGCTCCCAAAGAAGCTCTCGACAAGGTGAGAGAGCTGATCACACCTCACCTATTCAACATTCTAGGATCAACAGAAACCGGTGGAATAACCCACAATTTCAATCCAGAGAAGTATGACTCTGTAGGTTATCCACTCGATCATCAAGAAGTGAAGATTATTAATCAAAATGGTGAGATAGTGCCCCTAAATACCACGGGTGAGCTGTGTATTAGGtctccttatttattcctgcgATATGAAGGTGACGAAGTGAAAACTAAAGAAGTTATCGATAACAGTGGTTGGTATCACACTGGTGACCTGTGTCTGATGGAGGAAGATGCTTGTCTACACGTGATGGGTCGGCAAAAAGACATAATCATTAAAGGAGGGCAGAATATTTACCCCACGAAGATAGAGAGAATCCTTGTGGGGCATCCGAACGTTAAACTTGCACAGGTTGTGTCAGTCCCAGATAAACGGATGGTGGAAGAAATTTGTGCGTGTGTTTGCCTTGAAGGTGGAACAGATACAACAGCTGAGGACATCATGCAATATGTACGTCCTATCATGGTGGAGTTCCACGTTCCAAAGTACGTGCTGGTCTTTGACAGCTTCCCTTCCGCCCCAACAGGAAAGATCAACCGTACAGAGTTAGCAAAGGACGCCTGTAAAAGACTTCAACTTGATAAGTGA